In Helianthus annuus cultivar XRQ/B chromosome 9, HanXRQr2.0-SUNRISE, whole genome shotgun sequence, the following are encoded in one genomic region:
- the LOC110876819 gene encoding protein NRT1/ PTR FAMILY 2.11, with protein sequence MLVLTLTAAVKMLHPPHCVDALCVGPTPCQMAFLLTGFTFLIIGASGIRPCNLAFGVDQFNPHTESGQQGIASFFNWYYFTFTFALMVSLTIIIYVQANINWVIGLAIPTFFMFISCILFFVGAKIYVIVQPDGSPLTSIFQVLVATIKKRKLAVPNDPSHSLFNHVSTKSINAKLPYNNQLKCLNKAAIITPNDNINPDGSSQNQWALCSVQQIEEVKCVIKTIPILIAFIIYNASLTNMQIYTAFQALQSDRRLKHSSFQIPAASYSVFQMLALTIWIPIYDRLIVPCLRKITNKRQGISPLQRIGVGIGIAIFTMLVAAIIETKRRDMVHSKQALGFERGKGVISSMPGYWLVIQMVVAGISEGFAMIGFGEFFYKQFPENTKSLAGSFFCCGFAMSSYLSSFLISIIHKTTREGGSRNWLTQNLNEAKLDYFYYLCMGLEVLSFIYYLMVAKWYKYKGSEDETTDYPLEDMTATHKHIV encoded by the exons ATGCTTGTACTAACGTTAACAGCAGCAGTCAAAATGCTTCATCCTCCTCACTGTGTAGATGCATTATGCGTCGGACCAACACCATGTCAAATGGCTTTCTTGCTCACTGGTTTCACATTTCTGATCATCGGGGCAAGCGGAATTCGACCATGTAACTTGGCTTTCGGTGTTGACCAATTCAACCCGCACACTGAATCCGGCCAACAAGGAATCGCTAGTTTTTTCAATTGGTACTACTTTACATTCACGTTTGCTTTGATGGTATCGTTAACCATTATCATCTACGTGCAAGCAAATATCAACTGGGTCATTGGCTTAGCAATCCCGACATTTTTTATGTTCATATCGTGTATCCTATTCTTTGTGGGTGCGAAGATTTATGTGATAGTGCAGCCTGATGGAAGCCCTTTGACCAGCATTTTTCAAGTCTTAGTGGCCACCATCAAGAAGAGGAAACTGGCAGTTCCTAATGATCCATCGCATTCCTTGTTCAATCATGTTTCTACCAAATCTATCAATGCAAAACTACCATACAACAATCAACTCAA GTGTTTGAACAAAGCTGCAATCATAACTCCAAATGACAATATTAACCCCGATGGATCATCACAAAACCAATGGGCGTTATGTAGCGTACAACAAATAGAGGAAGTGAAATGTGTAATCAAAACAATACCAATTTTGATAGCTTTTATAATCTACAACGCTTCACTTACGAATATGCAAATTTACACGGCGTTTCAAGCCCTACAATCTGACCGACGACTCAAGCATAGCTCATTTCAAATTCCGGCTGCATCCTATAGCGTCTTCCAAATGCTAGCTCTCACCATATGGATCCCGATTTATGATCGATTGATAGTTCCATGTCTTcggaaaataacaaacaaaaggCAAGGGATTTCACCCCTCCAAAGGATTGGAGTCGGGATAGGCATCGCCATATTCACAATGCTTGTTGCAGCTATAATTGAAACAAAAAGAAGAGACATGGTACATTCAAAACAAGCACTTGGTTTTGAAAGGGGAAAAGGTGTGATTTCATCAATGCCAGGCTATTGGTTGGTAATTCAAATGGTGGTAGCCGGGATCTCAGAAGGGTTTGCTATGATTGGGTTTGGCGAGTTCTTTTACAAGCAGTTTCCAGAAAACACGAAGAGTTTGGCGGGTTCTTTCTTTTGTTGCGGGTTCGCGATGTCAAGTTATTTGAGCAGTTTCTTAATATCAATCATTCATAAAACGACCCGTGAAGGTGGCTCGAGAAATTGGTTAACCCAAAACCTAAACGAAGCGAAATTAGATTACTTTTATTACTTATGTATGGGATTGGAGGTGTTGAGCTTTATATACTATTTGATGGTGGCAAAATGGTATAAATACAAAGGAAGCGAAGACGAAACAACTGACTATCCATTAGAAGACATGACAGCTACCCACAAACATATAGTTTGA